One region of bacterium genomic DNA includes:
- a CDS encoding sugar transferase, whose product MMKRCMDFFTAAIMLILLFPILLLISIVILIKLGKPVLYRQMRPGFREKPFPIYKFRTMKEIRDKDGNLLPDHDRLTEFGKWLRSTSLDELPELWNLLRGEMSLVGPRPLLMQYLPRYNSEQRRRHLVKPGITGWAQIHGRNALSWDDKFRLDVWYVDHQSFLIDCKILLITIWKTFKREGIAADGHATMPEFLGSEAVEKANESHL is encoded by the coding sequence ATGATGAAACGTTGCATGGATTTCTTCACGGCAGCCATTATGCTAATTTTGCTCTTTCCCATCCTGCTCCTGATCTCAATTGTTATTCTCATCAAGCTGGGCAAACCTGTGTTGTACCGGCAAATGCGGCCCGGTTTCCGTGAAAAGCCATTCCCGATTTACAAATTCCGAACGATGAAAGAGATTCGCGACAAAGATGGCAACCTCTTGCCGGATCATGATCGGTTAACAGAATTTGGAAAATGGCTGCGAAGCACGAGCCTGGATGAGCTTCCCGAACTCTGGAATCTGCTTCGCGGCGAAATGAGTCTTGTAGGTCCAAGACCTTTGCTGATGCAATACCTTCCCCGGTACAATTCAGAGCAGCGAAGACGTCATCTCGTGAAACCGGGAATTACCGGTTGGGCTCAAATCCACGGCAGAAACGCGCTCTCATGGGACGACAAATTTCGTCTTGATGTCTGGTATGTGGATCATCAAAGTTTCTTGATTGATTGTAAAATCCTGCTGATTACAATCTGGAAAACCTTCAAAAGAGAAGGAATTGCCGCCGATGGACATGCAACCATGCCTGAATTTCTGGGTTCAGAAGCAGTGGAAAAAGCAAACGAATCTCACCTGTAG
- a CDS encoding sulfotransferase gives MKNCLVLGSGRSGTSMVAGTLSASGYHVGDDLISPNLSNPKGFFEDREINSINELLLDGVVPRRPPILGRWFFKNRPRRGANWMAQLPVGIKIQSSSAIVDRIRNAVSREPFCFKDPRFSYTLPAWKPYLRNTGFVCVFRDPATTASSIVKESREPKYARKIVLQFEDAVNLWACLYRHILEIHRHEGEWLFLHYNQVLEGKGLQQLESFLETKVDRSFPDSSLSRSVSTKEVNGKALRLYEDLCDLAGYR, from the coding sequence GTGAAAAACTGCCTTGTGCTTGGATCGGGAAGAAGCGGTACCAGTATGGTTGCGGGAACGCTCTCAGCTTCCGGATATCACGTGGGAGACGATCTGATTTCGCCAAATTTGAGCAATCCCAAAGGATTTTTTGAGGACAGAGAGATCAATTCAATCAATGAGCTTTTGCTGGATGGGGTTGTTCCAAGAAGGCCACCGATACTTGGTAGATGGTTTTTCAAGAATCGTCCGAGGCGTGGCGCAAATTGGATGGCGCAACTTCCTGTAGGGATAAAAATCCAGTCTTCCTCTGCGATTGTAGATAGAATCCGCAATGCTGTTTCGCGTGAGCCTTTTTGTTTTAAGGATCCTCGTTTTTCTTACACCCTGCCCGCCTGGAAACCTTACTTACGGAATACCGGTTTTGTTTGTGTTTTTCGCGATCCCGCAACGACTGCTAGCAGCATTGTGAAAGAATCCAGAGAACCCAAATATGCTCGTAAAATCGTTTTACAATTTGAGGATGCGGTCAATCTCTGGGCATGCCTGTACCGGCATATTCTTGAAATTCACCGTCACGAAGGAGAATGGCTTTTCCTTCATTACAATCAGGTGCTGGAAGGAAAGGGGTTGCAACAACTCGAAAGTTTTCTGGAAACAAAAGTGGATCGTTCCTTCCCGGATTCTTCACTGAGCCGGTCGGTATCAACAAAAGAAGTCAACGGGAAGGCTCTACGATTGTACGAGGATCTTTGCGATCTGGCAGGCTACAGGTGA